TATAAGGCTTGAAAGTACGGTAATCCCGTGCTTTTAACTTTGACGTGCGCTAGGATAAGTCGCAATCTAAGCCTATGTATCAAGGATTGATAATTTTTCATAAAATATTGTATATAGTGTAACTAAGGAGGATATTGATGATGAAGTTTAAGCCTTTAGGGCTTGAAGACCGGGAATTATTTATGAAATATATGGGGGAATATTATTTCAATACCTACGAATATTCATTTGCTACATTATACCTTTGGAGAAAAATGTGCAATGTTGAGTATGCGGTATGTAATGATATATTGATTATCAAAAAATCCATAAACAATATGGGATCATATTTCATGCAGCCCATAGGATATGATTTGAATAATCTAGAGGATATCATACTGAAACTGGATAGATTGGAAAAAGAATGCGGCGGATTTATAAATTTATTCAGAGATGTTGAACTCCCTTTCCTCCATGACATTAATCAAACTATGGGAGAAAAAATCAAATTTGTCGAGGATACGGACAATTTTGATTATATATATAACAGCAAGGACTTAATAGAATTGACGGGAAACAAATATCATGGCAAAAAAAATCACTATAACCAGTTTGTAAATAATTATGATTATGTTATAAAAGAAATAAAATCCAGGGAAGTAATACAGGACTGTATGGATTTTTCACTAGCCTGGTATGAAAGCAAGGAAGAAAAGAGCGAGCAGCTTAAATTTGAACTCTATGGCGTAAAAGATGTACTGAACAATATGGAAGAATTAAATCTGTTGGGAATGGCGGTTTATGTGGAAG
This is a stretch of genomic DNA from Oxobacter pfennigii. It encodes these proteins:
- a CDS encoding DUF2156 domain-containing protein, which produces MMKFKPLGLEDRELFMKYMGEYYFNTYEYSFATLYLWRKMCNVEYAVCNDILIIKKSINNMGSYFMQPIGYDLNNLEDIILKLDRLEKECGGFINLFRDVELPFLHDINQTMGEKIKFVEDTDNFDYIYNSKDLIELTGNKYHGKKNHYNQFVNNYDYVIKEIKSREVIQDCMDFSLAWYESKEEKSEQLKFELYGVKDVLNNMEELNLLGMAVYVEGKMAGFTIGEKVNEKMAIIHVEKGDPEYKGIYAFINKEFAERNFSEVEFLNREEDLGIEGLRKVKSSYHPVRLEKKYIVDLQ